A part of Salmo salar chromosome ssa18, Ssal_v3.1, whole genome shotgun sequence genomic DNA contains:
- the LOC123728791 gene encoding trace amine-associated receptor 13c-like gives MEKKEDVQYCLKDGNSSCRKALLSTSIYITLYIFFSLISAVTVFLNLLVIISISHFKQLHTPTNLLILSLAASDLMVGLIVMPVVTVAVMEACWGFGEYFCAFHFYISFLCTSLSLGNLVLISIDRYVAVCDPLLYHSKITTRRMMCCISVTWCCSIIYDAAIIKNLVNVQVPSKCLTECFIFEGITWGNIIDLVITMVVPCSIIITLYMKIFVVARSQARKVFSKEAASVSGVKTLQANKSETKAAKTLSIVVLNYFICWIPFLFINFFYFILIDNFLSYFIFFLPLVNSLINPIIYALFYPWFKVTAKLVLTLKKRRS, from the coding sequence ATGGAGAAAAAGGAAGATGTTCAATACTGTTTGAAAGATGGAAACTCTTCTTGCAGAAAGGCTTTGCTATCGACATCTATCTACATAACACTGTACATCTTCTTCTCATTGATTTCAGCAGTTACAGTATTTTTGAACCTACTGGTGatcatctccatctctcacttcaagcagctccacactccaaccaacctgctcatcctctctctggctgCGTCAGATCTCATGGTGGGACTGATTGTGATGCCAGTAGTGACTGTAGCAGTAATGGAAGCATGCTGGGGTTTTGGGGAATATTTCTGTGCGTTTCATTTCTACATCTCTTTCTTATGTACTTCTTTATCTCTGGGTAATTTGGTCTTGATATCTATTGACCGCTATGTTGCTGTGTGTGACCCCTTATTGTACCACTCTAAAATAACAACAAGAAGAATGATGTGTTGTATATCCgttacctggtgttgttctatcaTATACGATGCTGCTATTATAAAAAACTTAGTAAATGTACAGGTACCCAGTAAGTGTTTGacagaatgttttatttttgAAGGAATAACCTGGGGTAATATTATTGACCTTGTAATTACAATGGTTGTCCCGTGCTCTATTATTATAACACTTTATATGAAAATCTTTGTGGTGGCCAGATCACAGGCCAGAAAGGTGTTTTCTAAAGAGGCTGCCAGTGTGTCTGGTGTTAAAACTCTACAGGCTAATAAGTCTGAGACAAAAGCAGCAAAAACTCTTTCTATTGTTGTTTTGAACTATTTCATTTGTTGGATTCCATTTCTATTCattaactttttttattttattttaattgacaattTCTTatcatatttcatattttttctgCCACTTGTTAATTCCTTAATTAATCCAATAATTTATGCATTATTTTATCCATGGTTCAAAGTGACAGCTAAACTTGTATTAACTTTGAAGAAAAGACGTTCATAG